Within Equus przewalskii isolate Varuska chromosome 9, EquPr2, whole genome shotgun sequence, the genomic segment GCACATATGTTCATCATGAATATTGggttgtaattttctttttttaaagtgatcTTGTGTACCTTTGGTagcaggataatgctggcctcataaagtgagtttggaagtggCCCATTCTCTTTGATTTATGGAAGAGTTTGTGGGGGATTGATGTtaactttaaatgtttggtagacttcaccaGTGGATGtacctggtcctgggcttttcatTGTTTGaacatttttgattactgattcagtctacTTACTAGTTATACATCTATtcacattttcaattttcatgatttagtcttggtaagTTGTTTTTGtaggagtttatccatttcttctatgttatccaatttgttggcatttgtTGATAGTGGTCTGTGatgatcctttgtgtttctaTGGTGTAAGTTGTaatattcctcttttatttctgatttctttattttttattttttcgaggaaggttagccctgagctaacatctgtgcccattttcctctattttttttatatgtgggacgccggccacagtgtggcttgataaacagtgcataggtccacgaactggtgaactccaggcttccaaagcagagcatgcaaacttaatcactgtgccaccgggctggccctctgatttctttgagtctttttttttttcttttagtgtacCTAAagctttgtaaattttgtttatgttttcagaaatgaaatctttatgtcatttatcttttttgtgtttctagtctctgtttcatttattttagctctaccctttgttcttctctctctagttccttgagatataaaattaggttgtttatttgagatctttttctttcctaatgtaggcatttattgttCTAAATTTCCTCCTCAGAagtgcttttgctgtatcccataagttttcgtatgttgtgtttctattttctttatcttaaggtattttttggtttcttcttagACCCATTGGTTTTCAGGAttgtgttaatttccacatatgttttgaattttccagcttttctcctgttattggtttctagtttcataccactgtggttgggaagatacttgatattatttcactcttcttaaatttgttaaaactGATTTTATGACCTATAACATATGATCTGTGCTAGAGAATGTTCtgtatgcacttgagaagaatgtgtattttgctgccCTTTGGTGAAATGCTCTGTATGTGTCTATTAGGTCCATTTGATCCAAAGTATAGTTCAAGTTCAAACTTTCCgtattggttttctgtctggatgacctaccCATTGTTGAAAGGGGAGTATTAAAGTCCTCTATTATTGTTGTGTTACTGTGTGTTTCTGTCTTATACACCCTGCCACTCTTCCTTGTATCACACCCTATTTTTGTATCCTTCCCATGGTGAGGTCTCCACCATTCTTTGACCTTAGGTGCCCTGTAATTCATAGCAGCACTTCAACTATTTTCCAACTTTCTTGTCTTGAAGAGCATCCCATAGACTCATTCCTAGATGATGCAAATAAACATTTGTGGTGGGATTGCCTGCTGCCTGTAAGGTCAACATGTACTTCTCCAATATTTCTTTGTGTGCAGGTTGCTGCTGTGGAGCAGAGGATGTGGAGGCTCCCTTTCAACAAAGCGTTTTGTAGGTGTGTCACAAGCCACAACTCCTACTGCAGCTTCATCTTCTCAGAAGATTCAACCCTGTGAGACGTGTGGCCCAGTCTTGAGAGACATTTTTCCACTTGGCTGAGCAGTAGGGAACACAACACAGCCAGAAACTGTTGAGGTGTGGGGCCTTTGTGGAGCAATTGTGTTTCAGTGCAGACTTTCAGCAGCACCAGGATCAGCACATGGGAGAGAAACCCTTCAGAAGCAGTGTGGACAGGGCCTCATTTGTGAAGAGCTGCAGATTCCATATGTCAGGGAACACTTTTCCTtggggggaggttggggaggaCTTCCTGACAAGCTTTGGACATCTCCAACAACAGGCCACTCACACCAGGGAGAAGCCAAAGAAACTCGCCCAATGCGGGTCCACTTTACCAAACAGAAGTCATTACACCTGGGGAGAGTGCAAGAAATCCTTCAGCCCCAAAGGCCCGCTTATTCAGGACCAGGGTGTCCACACTGGAAGTCATTGTTTTGTGTGCCATGAATGTGGGAAAACGTTCAGGTACAAATCCTCATTTCTTGTGCACCAGAGAGTCCATACAGGAGAAAAGCTTCATATGTGTGGAGAATGTGGCAAATCTTTTAGGCAAAGTTCAACCCTTAATCAACATCGAAGAATTCATACTGGGACAACACCGTACAGATGCAGCAAATGTGGGAAATCCTTAAGCCACCAATCTGTCCTCATTCATCCCCAGAGAGGGCACAATGGAGAAAATAGCTATGTGTGCAGTGATTGTGCAAAATCTTTTAGTGATGGCTCAGTGTTCATTCAACACAAGAGAGTTCAAATTGGAGAGAGGCCTTATAAATGTAGTGACTGTGTGAAATCTTTTACCTCTAGCTCTGCCCTCAGTTATCATAGGAGATCTCACaaaggagaaaggccttatgagtgcagtgatTGTGGGAAATCTTTTTTCTCTAAGTCTGTCCTCTGTTATCATCAAAGAGTTCATTCTGGAGAACGACCTcatgagtgcagtgaatgtgggaagtGTTTTATCTTTAGCTCCCAACTCCGTTAtcatcagagagttcacactgTAGAAAGGCCTTTTGAgtgtagtgaatgtgggaaatcttttacctGTACCTCCACCCTCCACTATCATCAGCGAGGTCACCTTGAAGAAACACCTTATAAGTGTAGTGACTGTGCAAAATCTTTTATGTCTAGCTCTGCCCTCAGTTATCATCAGAGATCTCACacaggagaaaggccttatgagtgcgcTAAATGTAGGAAGTTCTTAAAGGATAGAAGCCAATTCAATCAACACCAGAGAgctcacactggagaaaggccttatgtgTGCACTGAATGTGGAAAATCTTTCATTCAAAGAAATTGCCTCATTTCACACCAGAGAGTTCACACAGGGGAAAGACCTTACAAATGCAAGGAATGTAGGAAGTCTTTTACCTCTAGCTCCAGCCTTCGTTATCATCAGAGTACTCACACAGGAGAAAGaccttatgagtgcagtgaatgtgggaaatcttttacgATAAGTTCTGTCCTCCGTTATCATCAGAGGATTCATagtggagaaaggccttatgagtgcaatgaatgtgggaaatgTTTTATCTTTAGCTCCCAACTGCATTGtcatcagagagttcacactggagaaaagccttaccagtgtaatgaatgtgggaaatcttttaagAATAGATGGAAGTCCATTATACACCAGAgggttcacactggagaaaggccttatgtgTGCAGTGTATGTGGGAAGTCCTTTACCCGAAGAAATCTCCTCACTATACACCTACGAGTTCAttctggagaaaggccttatgtaTGCAGTGTATGTGGGAAATCCTTTACGCAAAGAAATCACCTCACTACACACCTAAGAGTTCAttctggagaaaggccttatgagtgcagtgaatgtgggaaatcctttatCCAAAGAAAGAACCTCATTTTACATCAGAGACTTCACacaggagaaaggccttatgagtgtagtgaatgtgggaaatcttttatcCAGAGAAAGAACCTCATTTTACATCAGAGAGGTCACacaggagaaaggccttatgagtgcagtgaatgtgggaaatcttttactTCTAGTTCAGGCTTCTATTATCATCACAGAGTTCACacaggagaaaggccttatgagtgcaatgaatgtgggaaatcttttactTCCAGCTCAGGCCTGTATTATCATTACAGAGTTCACtcaggagaaaggccttatgagtgcagtgaatgtgggaaatgtTTTACGTCTAGCTCGGGTCTCCATTATCATCAGAGAGTTCACACAGGAGAAAGACCTTATGAGTGCAATGAGTGTGGGAAGTCTTTTACCTCTAGCTCAGGTCTCCATTATCATCAGAGAGTTCACacaggagaaaggccttatgagtgcaatgaatgtgggaaatcttttacctCTAGCTCGGGCCTCCGTTATCATCAGAGAGTTCACacaggagaaaggccttatgaatgccgtgaatgtgggaaatcttttactTCTATCTCGGGCCTCTGTTATCATCACAGAGTTCACTCAGGAGGAGGGCCTTATGAGtaaaacaaatgtggaaaatcATTTATCACTAGTCCTAAACTCCATTGTCGTCAGATGACACAGAAAGGTCTTGTGGGAGCAGTAAATGTGGAAAATCTTTTATGGGAAAATCTACCCTTTCTCAATGTGGAGGATTCACATTAGAGAAACACGTAGATGTGCAGGGGATGTGCAATTCCCTGGTTCGGAGTAAGGAcaccagaggaaactgagaagccaTTTGTCTGAGTTGAATTTCATATATCTGAATATGCACAGTGGGGAAATTCCCCATAAGTTGTGGGAAGTGTGTGTGGTATGTTGCATTTTCCAATCTGTTGAGGGTTCTTGCCACGTTTATGTCACAGCCAATTTCTGCACCAAAGCCATTTCACCTCTACCATCTGGCAGGTCCACACAGTGCATCAGTCACCACCCCAGTGTGCTCAGGGAAGCTGACCTGTTTCCTCCTCTATGTAAATTAGGAATAACCTGAGCCCTTAGGGAGGTCAGCtttccctcctccactcccttgGGCATGGACATGTGTCACTGTTGTCTCAGACTATCACATGAGTTCGCCTGGCAGCTTTTCACAAAGATGACATTTCCCAGGACATGTTGGTCTTACGTGATACTTGTGAAGTTTTTCCAGCTTCCTAGTCAGGAACTGGAGAATGGCCTGCTGCACATTGCTTTGTCTTGTACAATAATGAAGGGCTTCCTGTTTAAGTTCTGTTAATCTTGGGTGTTTTCTCACTGTGTGGGGTAGTTTACAAACTGTGTGGGCTCTACAAACATGAAGGGGTGAACAACTTTTTAGGGGTCTCAAACTTTGTGTGCCTGAGGATAGTGTGATGGCAGAAAACAACTTGCCACTTTTGAGTAAATTTCCATTGCTCCCACAGCCTCCCAGGAAAGACTGCAGCGCTTTCTGGTCCTCATTTGACCCCTGGATGCTGTGGTTCAGGAAGCCCAGTGATGACCCTGAGGAGAGGGTTGGTGTGAGAACCTCAAGTGCATCTGAGGGCAGTGTGAATTTTCCCTTCCTCACAGGAGGTCTCACAGGGGACGTCAGCACTGTGGAGGGGATATCTTCCCCAGATCTACAAAGAGCCATGTGGCCTGATATCCCCAGTTCCATTGGGCAAGGGTCACTGGGTCCAAGGGAACCATAATTGGTAGAGAAACACTGGCTTAACGGACTGGAGGAGACTGCAGCCAGCTGGATGGAATGTGCCTCTTCTGAAAGTGCATCCAGAAATGGTTCTGTGGCAGTGACTATGCAGGATCAGTTTGTACACAAATCTGATCACCACCAGGCATGTTTATTTTGTGTAGCTGATGTCATtgtcatcaaaaataaaagattttgtgGATTTCTGTAGCCTCCCAGTGCTGTTCCCCTCAAGGCCATTACTGCATAGGCAGGAAAGAAGAATGGGGATCCACAGCCCAGGGATGTGGCTCTTGTGATCCAGGCAGCATTCCTGTTGACTTGGGTGGAAATGTCCTTCATTGTTCCCCATATTTGTTGTCACTGAGGGAAGACTGACTCCCCAGAGGGCATGAGGAGACAGGTGGTGGAGTCAATAAAGGGTTGCCAAACCTATTTTCCAAAAAGAGTAGggcatacattttttttcatcctaaaccactttttaaagtgttattaaggtataatttacatgtacTAAACTACATGTatgtaaagtgtacaatttgatgttttgacatgAGTGTGAAGTTCTGAAACCATCATCATAGTCCTGATAATGACCTTATCTGTCTCAGTATATTTGCCTGACATCCTATCATAAtctctccttgcctttcccatcTCTCCAGCTAACCATTCATTTACCTTCCTTTATAAAGATACCTTtgcattttcttgaatttatagGATTGGAATCATAAGCTGTTTAGTCTattggggtttgttttttgttttttactgattTCCTTTATGTTTCATAATTAGAGATTTACCAATGATAAATGAGAAgttcatcttttatttctgagtaatatTCTTATCTTTGGATATACCactgttcatccattcatctttttatGGTGGTTTAGCTTGTTTCTAGATTTAAACAATTGAAAATAAAGGTGTTGCAGACATtcgtattagttctttgtatggttgtttcttttatcttttgtcaATAACATAGAGTGCAGTGTCTGAGTCACAGGGTAGATGAATGTTTAACTCATGAAAAACTACCAGACTGTGATCTAACAtgatttctcccttttgctttcccaccagcagtgtgtcaAAGTTCCGTTTCCTCCAAATCCCTGCCAGTACTTGATGTGGTCCTCCTTCAGTTTCAGCCATTGATAAGTGTTGGTGCTTTCTCAGTGTCTTTAATTGCATTGCCAAAAAGATTCTTGATTTTGAGCcttttttcatgtctttctttgccagttgtttattttttgtacaATTTCTGTTCATCCCATTTGCCTATTTTCTTTCATATGAGTTATGGctatttcccttttcattttcaaataagacaCTGAAACAACAAAGACATGCTGGAATTTTACTCTTAAGACAGCCTGAGCGACATTTTTCTGTATGGAGTCATTATTTCTAAATACTGGAAGGATATTTCCTCATTGTTTTCCTCAGACTGTGTGTGTCACACATAATGTCATGGTCAGAAACACCCTACGTGGCTAAGTTTCGTCCGCATTATGACCTTAACGTCCATCGCTTGAGTCCCGGCATTCAGTAATACAGTAAATCTAGCCCCGGTTCGTACGTAGTGTTTGCCAATTCCCCAAGTGTCAGTGCTCCCACCGTGGAAGCGAGATGTGCTCAGAGAAGGAGTGGAAGATTCCACTCGGGTCCGCGGGCTTTGGCGGGAAACCAGCCTTGGCGTGTGCGGGACACTCCCCCAGGCCGGGCAGCAGCTGCGGGAAGGCGGGAAGGCGGGAGGCGGCAGAGGCCTCACACGCGGGTCAGCGGCGAGGGTCCTCCCCGAACGTCGGGGGTCTCGGAGACCCGAGTGGCCTCGCCTTAACAACGAGGGCTCAGAGCTGACACCTGCGGTTCCGGTGGCGCCTCCGACCCCACCCGGGACCTTGTGAGCGGGTCCCCTCGGACCGCTGTCCGTCTCGCCATTGGCCCCCTTCCCTCCGTCCTCACTGCCGGGTGGTCTCCCAGAGGGGTCCCCTGCCGGGCATTGCCCGCGCTGTGGGCCGCTTCTCCCGGCGCCCCGACTCCGGGAGGACTCCCGCCTTCCCGCTGGGGCGGCGGCCCCCGCGCCCCCGGGACCCTGGGCAGGTCTTTCCTCCGC encodes:
- the LOC103553601 gene encoding zinc finger protein 850-like, whose protein sequence is MGEKPFRSSVDRASFVKSCRFHMSGNTFPWGEVGEDFLTSFGHLQQQATHTREKPKKLAQCGSTLPNRSHYTWGECKKSFSPKGPLIQDQGVHTGSHCFVCHECGKTFRYKSSFLVHQRVHTGEKLHMCGECGKSFRQSSTLNQHRRIHTGTTPYRCSKCGKSLSHQSVLIHPQRGHNGENSYVCSDCAKSFSDGSVFIQHKRVQIGERPYKCSDCVKSFTSSSALSYHRRSHKGERPYECSDCGKSFFSKSVLCYHQRVHSGERPHECSECGKCFIFSSQLRYHQRVHTVERPFECSECGKSFTCTSTLHYHQRGHLEETPYKCSDCAKSFMSSSALSYHQRSHTGERPYECAKCRKFLKDRSQFNQHQRAHTGERPYVCTECGKSFIQRNCLISHQRVHTGERPYKCKECRKSFTSSSSLRYHQSTHTGERPYECSECGKSFTISSVLRYHQRIHSGERPYECNECGKCFIFSSQLHCHQRVHTGEKPYQCNECGKSFKNRWKSIIHQRVHTGERPYVCSVCGKSFTRRNLLTIHLRVHSGERPYVCSVCGKSFTQRNHLTTHLRVHSGERPYECSECGKSFIQRKNLILHQRLHTGERPYECSECGKSFIQRKNLILHQRGHTGERPYECSECGKSFTSSSGFYYHHRVHTGERPYECNECGKSFTSSSGLYYHYRVHSGERPYECSECGKCFTSSSGLHYHQRVHTGERPYECNECGKSFTSSSGLHYHQRVHTGERPYECNECGKSFTSSSGLRYHQRVHTGERPYECRECGKSFTSISGLCYHHRVHSGGGPYE